In Miscanthus floridulus cultivar M001 chromosome 19, ASM1932011v1, whole genome shotgun sequence, the DNA window GCAAGGAGGCGTTAGCCTAGACACCGGAGGCCGCTGAGGCATTTGCGGCACTAAAAATGCCCTCTCTTCGGGGCCAGTGCTGCAGATGCTGGACTTTGAGCCGCAGTTTGTCATTGACTGCGACACTTCGGGTGCCGGGTTTGgcgccgtgctacaccaaggggATGGCACCCTGGCCTTCTTCAGTTGACCCTTCGCTGCTCACCACCACAAGCTGGCGGCGTATGAGCGTGAGTTGATTGGCCTGGTGCACGCTGTACGGCACTGGAGGCCGTATCTTTTGGGGGCGCTTCTTGATCCGCACCGATCACTACAGTCTGAAGTTCCTCTTGGACCAGCGGCTGTCCACCGTGCCTCAGCACCAGTGGATCAACAAGCTCTTTGTCTTCGACTTCGCAGTGGAGTACCGCCCGGACGGCTCAACTCTGCTGTCGACGCTCTCTCTCGCTGCGACGCTGATACAGCCGACGCGCCCAGGGAGCTACACGCCTTGTCCAGGCCTTCTTTTTGCCTCCTCAACGACATCCGCGACGCCACCGCGGCTGACCCAGAGGCTACCCGCCTCTTGCAGCAACTACTGGACGCCTCCCTAGGGGCGCCTTGGACCACCAACGACGGCTTCCTCCTCCACGGTAAGCGCATTTTTGTGCCAGCACAGCATGACTTGCGTCATCAGGTGATCGCGCTGGCTCATGCCGCCGACCACGAGGGTATCCAGAAGACCCTCATGCGCCTGCGAGAGGTCTTCTACATTCCCGGTGACCGCGGGCTTGTCCAGGACTTCGTTCGTGCCTGCGTCACGTGCCAAAGCAACAAGACACCGACTCTCTAGCCAGCAGGCCTTCTTTAGCCTCTCGTGGGCGGATATCTCGATGGACTTCATCAAGGGCCTTCCCAAGGTCCACGAAAAGTCAGTCATCCTCACCGTCATCGACAGGTTCTCCAAGTACGCGCACTTCATCGCCCTCAGCCACCCGTACTCGGCGGCTTTGGTCGCCCACGCTTTCTTTGACAGCATCGTGCGTCTCCATGGCTTTCCAAACTCTGTCTCAGTGGTCGCGATCCAGTGTTCACCAGCAACTTATGGCGCAACCTCTTCAAGCTCGCCGGCATCAATTAATCTCCGTTTGAGCACGGCGTTCCACCCCCAGACCGATGGCCAATTAGAGATCGTCAACAAGATCATCGCCATGTACCTTCGTTACACCACCGGGGACCGTCCGCGTGCTTGGGTTGATTGGCTATTGTGGgcggagtactgctacaacacctCGTTCCATACGGCGCTTCGCAACACTTTGTTTCAGGTCGTCTTTAGTAggccgccaccgccgctcctGCCGCAAAAGGACGGGACGACTCAGACGGAGGCAGCGGATGCACTCCTGCGTGATCATGACGCCTTTCTCGCTAAGGTGCGCGAGCGTCTCCTCCAGGCGCAGCAGTATGCCAAGCGCCACTACGACGACGACCATCGCGAGTTGGAGTTTGCGGTGGGTGACTAGGTGTGGCTCTGTCTACTTCACCGCCCGACCCAATCTTTAGAGCACCGGCCCAAGGGGAAGCTCGGTCCACACTATGCTGGACCGTTTCAGGTGGTGGAACGCATTGGGCAAGTAGCATATCGCTTGCAGCTTCCAGAAGGCACCAGActccatgatgtgttccatgtggggCTGCTCAAGCCGTTCAAGGGCGACCCTTCGACAGCTCCACCGCCGGTTCCGCAAGTCCAGGATGGGCGTCTGCTTCCTGCACCCGAGTTGGTGCTACGCGCTCAACTTTGCCGGGGCGTGTGGCACATCCTTGTGAAGTGGCAGGGCCTGTCTGATGCTACATGGGAGCCGCTGCAGGAGTTCCAGGACCTCTACCCCAACTTTCAGCTTCAGGACGAGCTATTTGAagaggcggggagagatgttatgaccggcgtccAGTAGGTCAGGCGCCGACGCACCGGTGGCTAGGAGGCCCGTGCACAGGGACTATGGGGCGTCTGGATTAGATGGGCTAATGACCCAGTTATCTTTATTTGTTATTTCTCTCAATAGGATATTTATTTCTTAAAATAAAATTCTGtagagagtatatatatatatatatatatatatatatatatatatatatatatatatatatatatatatatatatataatactctgtagctggctacaaaataacttattctgtagccactttgagttacgataattactatgttaatttatgagattatagtaactccttactaagtggtttactataacgttatggtaaatatcaccgtatgttatagtaacccaactatagtaaatatatattgacattatcgtaaattagtatataaaattatggtaaatggaggtggccacagaataacttattctgtagctggctactgaatagcctctccctatatatataactactactctGTATTATTGGAGAATTAAGCAAGGCAAATATTTTGCCTGGCGTCAAGGGATATCTACGTGactttcacacacacacacacacacacacacacacacacacacacacacacatatatatatatatatatagatatatatatatatatatatatatatatatatatatatatatatatatatatatatatatatatatatatatatatatatatatatatatatatatatatatatatatatatatatatatatatatagcctggCCTCAAGGGCTATCTACGTGACTTTCctgcctcccttctctctctcacgTGAGCTCCTAGGGCAGCCACAGCAAGCAGCTGCCGCCGCTCCTTCTCGCCGCCACGGCTCCACGCCGCCGTGAGATCAAGCCCCGACCTCCTGTCTTCCATCTGTCCGCACTACGCAGCCAGGGTAGGATCAAGGATCCTATCAGAACGTGCCAGAGTGCAGAGTAGGTATACCAGGGACTCATCTCCTACTTTTTAAGTAGGAGAGATAAGCGAAATCGATAAAAGCATTCAACTTAAACATAGTCACCAGGCAGCGTAGGATGGTTCTTAAAGCATGCTTTATACGTATTGTGCTACACTCAGTTACTTGGAATAATGTGCTGTTGAGGAAATGAGAGCAACACATAAACTTTCCTCACCCTTTGGTTTGTCTGCACATGCTCTCCGGTTGCAACATACAGCTGCCTGCCTAAAAGCCTTTTGACAACTGCATGCGCTTCAAGTGAAGCTCTCGGCAGTCTCGGAAGCGCGGTGCCAGCCTTTTGCTctctttttcatttcttttcttctttcttgttTACTGTATTTATCATTCTGCTATGCAATGTCAGTATATACTGCTCTGAACACATAACTTAGCAATCAAAATTCCTCCGCTTGTATTGGATTTGGACGCAGTGAGCGTGACGCCTTGCTCATGAGGAGAGCCCAAGATGCTCTCTGCCACTACAATGCCAGGCACAAGGTATGCGCTTACTTCGAATATTTTTTTTTTTCATGTGGTGACTAGGCTACTGCTTCCTGCTGCACCAGCGACCTGGatgacatgcatgcatgtattatCTCTGCAGGGTGGCGAGTTTGATGCTGTGAAGCCCCTGATGGAAGCCGTGTTGGTTTCAGGGACCAGGTGTACGTGGTTCCACCTCAACTTCTGGGCTCGCAGCCGCAGCGCTAACAAGATCAAGCGCTTCTTCGCCGAGGTGCACTATAAGCCATCCTCTGATTCTGATGACGCCACCATCAAATACCCACCTCTAACTCCCATCGTCGAAATATATGTACGTACACTTCCGTGCTAGCTTGACTCCCTTTTATTACtctctccgttccttaatataagctatatagtttttagcaccaatattaacacgcagcttggggaaggatgtgagaccgaggaaaaaaaagaaaaatcaggccatcttctctctcccaatcagattgcttcctaaatctaaggaattggttggggcatgtgctatgtacggtggaaatgtttccaaactaatcgacgtgggagctgatacgtacctatattttggaattttctttaaaaatctatatggcttatattaaaaaacggagggagtattatgtTTCTCTTCTTAAATCTTAACCACTAGCTGGAATGCATGCTTCTATACATGTTAACCATAATGCATGTTACTTAGTGGAGCAATAATATGATGTTAGTGTTGGTTCAAACATAATACAATGCCTGCAGAAGATCCTCTTTCCCAGTACAGGAGGGCGTGTGCGTTTTGTGCCGCAAGTTTGTTTGCGGGCAACCACAacactaccggacagagcatctttaccgagggcctgaggatttgccgagggaaaatgcttgggcactcggcaaagagtctttgccgagggcctgaccctcGACAAAGAacaaccctcggcaaagactctttacCGAGGaccagaccctcggcaaagacaagcacacggcaacaataattatttgccgagggctagggccggccctcggcaacaccGCCTGACACGATGTCCATCCCCTACcgtcaatctttgccgagggcatcaccgttaggccatcggcaaagactttttaaccgtttttgaaatttttcttttaaaattttttttgccgagtgcccctggaccagcactcggcaaatacagtctttgtcgagtgccaagctggcactcggaaaattttcaattttttttttgttttttgaccccaaaTTTTTGTTGGGCCCACCTACATTGTTTACAACctcatgttcaaatttggtgcattttctagttttttttgttatatttggttgattaatttgattatgttgaatttttatatataattcaaatttgaactgcaagtgcatggaatattgtaatctagtgcttcgaaaaatgttattcatggtatttgatgtatgttgagtctctatccacgaactcgcatcaaatttcgcgcatcttcttcacgtaacatgacgagccacttgccggaaaagtgttttaaaattatataaagtccatacgaagtccgaaaatcacgaaacttgttgaggtgtcatgttatcgcatgtgtaggctgtggtaaaaaattgagaatgtttcgagcaagttgcgacgtcagatgcataaaacccagacatccccggcggccccgcgcccgcgccccggcGGACCCGCGCCCCCGCCCCGGTGGCCCCGCGCCCGCTCCCCGGTGGACCCGCCCGCCGCcccgagctcgccggcgcccCGGGCTCCGAGCTCCCCGGGGACAGCGACCCGGCTGGCCCCGAGCTCCCCCGCCAGCCCCGAGCTCCACcggccccgccgtgccctgtggctgaccagcagagggagaaggagaggagcaagaggaagaaagagaagggggaggaggaagaggaagaaagagaagggggaggaggaagaagaggaaggtgccgacccgaccaCCCGTCGATCCTCACGCTGTTCCGACCGCCCAttgatcctcgcgctgctgcggtcatccccgccgtcgtcgccggccctcgctcttgccgttcttgccgccaaggtaagccctacccttgtagtgttagtagtagtagtagttagtagtgttagtagtagttagttgtagtgttagtagtagtagttagtagtgttagttgtagtgtcagttgtagtagttagtagtgttagttgtagggttagtagtagtagttagtagttagtagtgttagttgtagggttagtagtagtagtagttagtaagtagtagtggttgttagtagtagttagtagtgttagttgtaggcttagtagtagtagttagtaaatagtagtagttagtaagtagtagtggttagtagttgttgttgttaatagttaagtagttcttagtattagtactgttagtagttaagtagttgttagtagtagtgttagtagtagttgtagggttagtagtaattgttgttgtactacttcaatactttcatctgcatggaaagagaactaaagtacatggctcctcttgatatattggtggttgttggccttcgtgcccatgtttggtatatatgtggttgtcggcctttgtgccatgttttttgcaggttttgggaacctcccgtgcaggggaggtgctaccgaaattttgagtcgacactaaccatttttgcccttttttgtaggaggacctgtgggagggactcggcgaccccgatcgtcttcgtcggcgctgtgggtcttcctgcaccgcgtcgactcgccactgcaccgactctccaccgccccgctaccctgacctcaccggcaccctaggtataacccctctatccgtatgtggtctttggtcatgtaacctagttaggtgtctctcgtccgaaagagatacggttggaggtatacagatctttgtatatctacgaccgtatctgtttcggattgtccacgttttttggacagcccacggatgtgtagatgggttagtttccatggtccgctccggtccgagatggtgtttcagcatcaccccctgttgttctccggatacacactctcccttgcaggacgtgcatcgggagaacagcggggaggtgctgccgaaattctgtctcaaatacggagcggagcatggaaactaacctcatctat includes these proteins:
- the LOC136525451 gene encoding uncharacterized protein — protein: MLEQGIICPGTSPFSAPVLLVKKADSGVPPGRLNSAVDALSRCDADTADAPRELHALSRPSFCLLNDIRDATAADPEATRLLQQLLDASLGAPWTTNDGFLLHGKRIFVPAQHDLRHQVIALAHAADHEGIQKTLMRLREVFYIPGDRGLVQDFVRACVTCQSNKTPTL